A window of Primulina huaijiensis isolate GDHJ02 chromosome 9, ASM1229523v2, whole genome shotgun sequence contains these coding sequences:
- the LOC140984352 gene encoding uncharacterized protein, translating to MKLEKYEEANCVLKEMLEKGFVPNEVVFNTLIDGYCKMGNMMTALKLKDKMISQGAVPNSVTFNTLVNGLCKHSQIDLAEKFLNEMVERGLYINLGTVSSVINGLLKNSRFDSALVLFKLMISKNLRPNDRLLTTLMSGICRNNKLSEALKLYNMLREKGFADNLVTSNALIYGLCEAGKIPEAKSVLKCLLDSAVKLDTFTYNAFIYGCCKEGRFESGFMLKEKMSKQGISPDIVTYNLLIHALCNKGKMDEAVTLWREIQRNGLVSNVHSYGIMIDGFCNAERIEEALNFFNLLLKQKIETNFVVYNILIRAYSRIPNMPEAFKLFDDMRSRGISPTCVTYSSLIHGMSNAGLVSEAKNLLDEMRKVGLPPDVICYTALISGYCKIGNMGEARRLLVEMSSFKVQPNKITYTVIIDAYCKLGNMKEASEFLREMFSKEIAPDSVTYNTLTMGYCKEGKVDEPFNLCDHMSVRGLNLDEVGCTTLVHSMSEQFSIVDEK from the coding sequence atgaaacttgaaaaatatgagGAAGCCAATTGTGTTTTAAAAGAGATGTTGGAAAAGGGCTTTGTCCCGAATGAAGTTGTGTTTAACACATTGATTGATGGCTATTGCAAGATGGGAAATATGATGACTGCATTGAAGTTAAAGGATAAAATGATATCACAAGGTGCTGTTCCAAATTCAGTTACATTCAATACACTCGTAAATGGACTCTGCAAGCACAGTCAAATCGATCTTGCCGAAAAGTTCTTAAATGAGATGGTAGAGAGAGGTTTATATATTAATCTTGGTACTGTTTCCTCTGTTATAAATGGTCTCTTAAAAAACTCTAGATTCGACTCTGCACTAGTATTGTTTAAGTTAATGATCTCTAAGAATTTAAGACCTAATGACAGGTTGCTGACAACATTGATGTCTGGGATTTGCCGGAACAATAAGCTTTCAGAAGCTTTAAAGCTATATAATATGCTGAGAGAGAAAGGATTTGCTGATAATTTGGTGACCTCAAATGCTCTAATTTATGGGCTGTGTGAAGCAGGAAAGATTCCAGAAGCTAAATCAGTTCTTAAGTGTTTGTTGGATAGCGCTGTCAAGTTGGATACATTTACATATAATGCATTCATTTATGGATGCTGTAAAGAGGGTAGATTTGAGAGTGGCTTTATGCTGAAGGAGAAAATGTCAAAGCAAGGAATTTCTCCCGACATTGTGACCTACAACTTGTTGATACACGCATTATGTAATAAGGGTAAAATGGATGAAGCTGTGACACTTTGGCGTGAAATCCAAAGAAACGGCCTCGTTTCTAATGTTCATTCATATGGAATCATGATAGACGGTTTCTGCAATGCCGAGAGAATTGAAGAGgctcttaatttttttaatttgttgctCAAGCAGAAAATTGAGACAAATTTTGTCGTATATAACATACTCATCAGAGCATATTCCAGGATTCCTAACATGCCAGAGGCCTTTAAACTTTTTGATGACATGAGAAGCCGAGGCATTTCTCCGACGTGTGTGACTTATTCTTCGCTAATACATGGAATGAGCAATGCTGGGTTAGTTTCTGAGGCAAAAAATCTTCTCGATGAAATGAGAAAGGTGGGTTTGCCTCCGGATGTTATTTGTTATACGGCACTGATTAGTGGGTACTGTAAGATAGGTAACATGGGCGAAGCAAGGAGACTCTTGGTAGAAATGTCATCATTTAAAGTACAGCCTAATAAAATAACATACACTGTTATTATCGATGCTTACTGTAAGTTGGGTAACATGAAAGAGGCTTCTGAGTTTCTTCGCGAAATGTTTAGCAAGGAAATTGCTCCCGACTCTGTGACGTACAATACATTGACAATGGGATACTGCAAGGA
- the LOC140984351 gene encoding uncharacterized protein — protein sequence MDARRLTVSKSAVTAAALIFQPIKRPLTVSSSMAPHPLQKPKKPKPNSQEVGLSNPAPVPSAAAFNQSFHDNKKWVSSILSGPHLNSFHRKDLLANFTPHQFDALLWEIHHFVDPSTVLKFFYFSCKFCGFRFTLRSYCLLFHLLVGKNIDSAARLLLIRLIDRKLPITMDHGVLNIHTEIAIVLVDTYSGLADFKNESRAFDILIHVYASQFVSLGLGVALDVFSVLMGRGLLPSFKTCNFLMSSLVKANEYGKSYKVFVMISQHYLPDVFLFSTAISALCKGGRIDDAVALFKKMENSVVTPNVVTYNNLMHGLCQKGSLEEAFQLKEKMVENRVNPSLVTYSVLINGLMKLEKYEEANCVLKEMLEKGFVPNEVVFNTLIDGYCKMGNMMTALKLKDKMISQGAVPNSVTFNTLVNGLCKHSQIDLAEKFLNEMVERGLYINLGTVSSVINGLLKNSRFDSALVLFKLMISKNLRPNDRLLTTLMSGICRNNKLSEALKLYNMLREKGFADNLVTSNALIYGLCEAGKIPEAKSVLKCLLDSAVKLDTFTYNAFIYGCCKEGRFESGFMLKEKMSKQGISPDIVTYNLLIHALCNKGKMDEAVTLWREIQRNGLVSNVHSYGIMIDGFCNAERIEEALNFFNLLLKQKIETNFVVYNILIRAYSRIPNMPEAFKLFDDMRSRGISPTCVTYSSLIHGMSNAGLVSEAKNLLDEMRKVGLPPDVICYTALISGYCKIGNMGEARRLLVEMSSFKVQPNKITYTVIIDAYCKLGNMKEASEFLREMFSKEIAPDSVTYNTLTMGYCKEGKVDEPFNLWDHMSVRGLNLDEVGCTTLVHSMSEQFSIVDEK from the coding sequence ATGGACGCGAGAAGGTTGACGGTCTCCAAATCCGCCGTCACCGCCGCCGCATTAATATTTCAACCAATCAAGCGTCCGTTAACTGTCTCTTCCTCAATGGCTCCGCATCCCTTGCAAAAGCCCAAGAAGCCAAAACCCAATTCACAAGAAGTGGGGCTGTCAAATCCAGCTCCAGTCCCGTCGGCAGCAGCTTTTAATCAGAGTTTTCACGACAATAAGAAGTGGGTATCCTCCATTCTTTCAGGCCCACATTTGAATTCTTTCCATCGTAAAGATTTGTTAGCCAATTTTACGCCTCACCAGTTTGATGCTCTGTTGTGGGAAATCCATCATTTTGTGGACCCGTCTACTGTATTGAAGTTTTTTTACTTTTCCTGCAAGTTTTGCGGTTTTAGATTCACTCTCAGATCCTATTGTCTTTTGTTCCACTTGTTAGTTGGCAAGAACATTGATTCTGCAGCACGGTTACTCTTGATTAGATTGATTGATCGGAAGTTGCCCATTACTATGGACCATGGTGTTTTGAATATACACACAGAGATTGCTATTGTTTTGGTGGATACATATTCGGGTTTGGCGGACTTTAAGAATGAGAGTAGAGCGTTTGATATTTTGATTCATGTTTACGCTAGTCAATTTGTGAGTTTGGGACTTGGTGTTGCATTggatgtttttagtgttttaaTGGGTCGAGGGTTACTTCCCTCTTTCAAGACTTGCAATTTTTTGATGAGCTCACTTGTTAAGGCAAACGAATATGGCAAGAGCTACAAGGTTTTTGTTATGATTTCTCAGCATTATTTGCCTGATGTATTCTTGTTTAGTACTGCGATAAGTGCATTGTGCAAAGGAGGGAGGATTGATGATGCAGTTGCATTGTTTAAGAAAATGGAAAACTCAGTGGTCACCCCGAATGTTGTTACTTATAATAATCTCATGCATGGACTGTGTCAAAAAGGGAGTTTGGAAGAGGCATTTCAACTCAAGGAGAAAATGGTAGAGAATAGGGTGAACCCAAGTCTTGTAACTTACAGCGTGCTGATAAATGGTctcatgaaacttgaaaaatatgagGAAGCCAATTGTGTTTTAAAAGAGATGTTGGAAAAGGGCTTTGTCCCGAATGAAGTTGTGTTTAACACATTGATTGATGGCTATTGCAAGATGGGAAATATGATGACTGCATTGAAGTTAAAGGATAAAATGATATCACAAGGTGCTGTTCCAAATTCAGTTACATTCAATACACTCGTAAATGGACTCTGCAAGCACAGTCAAATCGATCTTGCCGAAAAGTTCTTAAATGAGATGGTAGAGAGAGGTTTATATATTAATCTTGGTACTGTTTCCTCTGTTATAAATGGTCTCTTAAAAAACTCTAGATTCGACTCTGCACTAGTATTGTTTAAGTTAATGATCTCTAAGAATTTAAGACCTAATGACAGGTTGCTGACAACATTGATGTCTGGGATTTGCCGGAACAATAAGCTTTCAGAAGCTTTAAAGCTATATAATATGCTGAGAGAGAAAGGATTTGCTGATAATTTGGTGACCTCAAATGCTCTAATTTATGGGCTGTGTGAAGCAGGAAAGATTCCAGAAGCTAAATCAGTTCTTAAGTGTTTGTTGGATAGCGCTGTCAAGTTGGATACATTTACATATAATGCATTCATTTATGGATGCTGTAAAGAGGGTAGATTTGAGAGTGGCTTTATGCTGAAGGAGAAAATGTCAAAGCAAGGAATTTCTCCCGACATTGTGACCTACAACTTGTTGATACACGCATTATGTAATAAGGGTAAAATGGATGAAGCTGTGACACTTTGGCGTGAAATCCAAAGAAACGGCCTCGTTTCTAATGTTCATTCATATGGAATCATGATAGACGGTTTCTGCAATGCCGAGAGAATTGAAGAGgctcttaatttttttaatttgttgctCAAGCAGAAAATTGAGACAAATTTTGTCGTATATAACATACTCATCAGAGCATATTCCAGGATTCCTAACATGCCAGAGGCCTTTAAACTTTTTGATGACATGAGAAGCCGAGGCATTTCTCCGACGTGTGTGACTTATTCTTCGCTAATACATGGAATGAGCAATGCTGGGTTAGTTTCTGAGGCAAAAAATCTTCTCGATGAAATGAGAAAGGTGGGTTTGCCTCCGGATGTTATTTGTTATACGGCACTGATTAGTGGGTACTGTAAGATAGGTAACATGGGCGAAGCAAGGAGACTCTTGGTAGAAATGTCATCATTTAAAGTACAGCCTAATAAAATAACATACACTGTTATTATCGATGCTTACTGTAAGTTGGGTAACATGAAAGAGGCTTCTGAGTTTCTTCGCGAAATGTTTAGCAAGGAAATTGCTCCCGACTCTGTGACGTACAATACATTGACAATGGGATACTGCAAGGAAGGGAAAGTAGATGAACCCTTCAACCTTTGGGATCACATGTCGGTCAGAGGACTAAATTTAGATGAAGTTGGATGCACTACTTTAGTTCACAGTATGTCTGAGCAATTCAGTATTGTTGACGAAAAATGA
- the LOC140984708 gene encoding F-box/FBD/LRR-repeat protein At1g13570-like: MRMKGSIMSEVDLISNLPCSIIENILGCLPLRDIVRTSILSREWRYKWITCPEIVFDFWFDQMFLGGHKLETLVHQILKLHKGPLLRFALQVPDLKSSHHIDQWIHLLPKNTLQDLTLHVSRGDNHKLPSDIYAFQNLRNLKLYNCAFNPPLGFKGFSKLENLDLQNVVLVPETFGNFFASCPAVERLRLVHCTSFDCLEIVGPKLKYLEFHGLLRSISFEKCPLLKDVKISFSSMDFKRGNRFSIDLVKSLSSLPALEELQLQAYALEDLVEYGAPKKLPVALRTLKTLHLSDMYFEKIQEIACAICFIRSSPSLQKLKITAFTSDVVDSVLEFLRSQKSSDTLTHLKTVTMQLFSGNESEMEFIKYLLSSATELEEMSIAPHSSSVFDEGESILNELKQFPRASPRAEIINSDKMQ; this comes from the exons ATGAGAATGAAGGGTTCAATTATGTCCGAGGTTGATTTGATTAGCAATCTACCTTGTAGCATAATAGAGAACATTCTTGGATGCTTGCCTCTACGAGACATAGTCAGAACGAGCATTTTGTCGAGAGAATGGAGATATAAATGGATAACATGTCCTGAAATCGTGTTTGATTTCTGGTTTGACCAAATGTTTCTCGGAGGTCACAAACTCGAGACCCTTGTTCACCAAATTCTTAAACTTCACAAGGGACCTTTGCTCAGATTTGCACTCCAAGTCCCTGATCTGAAAAGTAGCCACCATATTGATCAATGGATTCATCTGCTTCCAAAAAATACCCTCCAAGATTTAACCCTCCATGTATCTAGGGGAGACAACCATAAGCTGCCTTCTGATATATACGCCTTccaaaatttaagaaatttaaagcTCTACAACTGTGCATTCAATCCTCCCTTGGGTTTTAAAGGGTTTAGTAAACTCGAGAACCTTGATCTTCAAAATGTTGTACTAGTACCTGAAACTTTCGGAAATTTCTTTGCTTCTTGCCCCGCAGTTGAAAGGCTGAGGTTGGTTCACTGCACTAGCTTCGATTGTCTCGAAATTGTTGGTCCGAAGTTAAAATATCTTGAGTTTCATGGCTTACTCAGATCCATCTCTTTTGAGAAGTGCCCCCTTCTTAAAGATGTTAAAATATCTTTCTCCTCCATGGATTTCAAAAGGGGAAACCGATTCTCCATCGATTTGGTTAAGTCCCTAAGCTCTCTACCCGCACTCGAGGAGCTACAACTGCAGGCTTATGCCTTGGAG GATCTTGTTGAGTATGGCGCCCCCAAGAAACTGCCTGTGGCCTTGAGAACCCTGAAAACTCTTCACCTTTCAGATATGTATTTCGAAAAAATTCAGGAAATCGCTTGTGCCATTTGTTTCATCAGAAGCTCCCCCAGTTTACAAAAGCTTAAAATCACT GCCTTCACCTCAGATGTTGTGGATTCTGTCTTGGAATTTCTCCGATCCCAGAAAAGCTCGGATACATTGACACACCTTAAAACCGTTACTATGCAACTTTTCTCCGGCAACGAGTCCGAAATGGAGTTCATAAAATATCTATTATCATCTGCTACTGAACTCGAAGAAATGTCAATTGCCCCCCATTCAAGTAGTGTTTTTGATGAAGGAGAGTCCATATTGAACGAACTCAAACAGTTTCCTAGAGCATCTCCGAGGGCGGAAATCATTAATTCGGATAAAATGCAATAG